In Planococcus versutus, the DNA window TTGATTCATGCTGCGCAAGTTTTAGAAGTAGATCAATACGACAAACCAGTAGTGACTGAACGGATCGAGCTGAGAAAACAAGAGTACATGGATTCGATTGAGCGCATCACCACTATTATTAACGCTAAAGAAGTTGAAAAAGTAGTCATTGCACGCACGGTGAAGCTAGGATTTGAAGAAAAATTTTCGCCAACTTCAGCTTTGTATCAAGTATCAAATGAACAGCCAGAAAGCTTTTTATTTGGGCTGGAAGCACAAGAACAATTTTTCTTTGGTGCAACACCTGAAAGACTTGTTAAAGTAGAAAACGATAGAGCCTTGTCTACTTGTTTGGCTGGGTCTACGCCTCGTGGAAAAACCATTGAAAAGGATACAGAGCTAGGCGAAGCTTTGCTGCAAGATCCTAAAAATCGAGCTGAACATCAATATGTGGTTAGTATGATTAGTGAAGTTTTCAAAGCAACTTGTAGCCAATTAATCGTGCCCAAAGTGCCAAAATTAATGAAAATAAGAGATATCCAGCATTTGTATACACCGGTTGAAGGAAATTTAAATGTCAGTTCTACCTTGTTTGATTTGGTGGAATTACTTCACCCGACGCCGGCACTTGGAGGTGAGCCGAAGTTAGAAGCTTTGGCGTTGATTCGTGAGTACGAAGCAATGAACCGAGGCTATTATGCGGCACCAATCGGGTGGATTGACACAGAAGGTAATGGGGAGTTTGCTGTGGCCATTCGTTCCGCTTTACTAGATGATGAAAAAGCATATTTATATGCAGGTGGTGGAATTGTAGCCGATTCAACACCTGAATCAGAGTATGACGAGACATGGGTTAAATTTAGACCGATGCTCCGGGCATTGGGAGGTCAATTGAGTGACGAATCTTGAAGTATTAACTGAATACGTCTCTGCATTTACTCATTCATTAGTTGAGCAAGGAGTTAAAGATGTTGTCATTAGTCCAGGTTCGCGTTCTACACCGCTTGCTTATGCTTGTATGAAGCAAGAAGGTTTAACAACTTATCGTCAAATTGATGAACGTTCAGCTGCTTATTTTGCGCTCGGCTTAACTAAAGCTTCTGGAAAACCTGTTATGCTTCTTTGCACATCAGGAACAGCCGCCGCTAATTATTTCCCGGCAATTGTTGAAGCATATTACGCACGCATGCCTTTGTTCGTTGTTACAGCGGATCGTCCACATGAGTTACGAGAAGTTGGAGCTCCCCAAGCTATCGACCAAGTCCATTTATTTGGTGGGCATGTCAAATGGTCAACGGATTTGCCAATGCCGGAAACGGAAAATCAGTTGGCATTTTTAACACGCCATTTGCATCGCGCTTTGCAAAATGCACTGACTAATCCGAAAGGACCGGTTCATGTAAACGTGCCATTTCGAGAGCCACTGCGTATTGATTTTGAACAACACTACGAAAGTAATCGAGAAATTTCTCATTTTGGGGGAGAGCTCACTTTAAGTGATGACAGTAGCTTGTTTTTACAACAACTTTTTAAAAAAGAAAAAGGGTTGTTGATTGTTGGAGAACAAACTCAAAAGTTGCCCGATGAATTCTGGACTTTTGTTGAGAAATTAGATTGGCCAGTTTTGGCAGATCCACTATCTAACTTACGCGGGAATGTGCCACAGTCAGCCAAAAAGTTCATTATCGATTCCTATGATGCATTGCTAAAAAGCACACAGTTTAAAGAAAACGTGACGCCGGATGTAGTGATACGCGTTGGTCCACAACCGGTTTCGAAACCTTTGAGTTTGTTTTTAGCAGCTATTCAACCAGAAACCTATGTGGTGTTTGACGAAAGCCCCATGTTACGTGACCCGCAATCGGTCGCAACTCATCATATCCAAGCAACTGAACATGGGTTATGGCAAGTGCCACTAGAATCAAAACCACCAAATGCATACCGCAAAAAGTGGACACAAGCATCTCGGTTATATTGGCAAGTGGTAGCGAAGCATTGCCAAAATGAACTAGATGAAGGGGTATTGGCAAAAGTCCTTTTCGACCGATTGGATCAATGTGATTTAATCGTGGGAAGCAGTATGCCAATCCGTGATGTAGATACGTATTTCCAAGCGACCGAGCGGGATATTATGCTTTATGCGAACCGTGGAGCTAATGGCATTGACGGGGTTGTCTCAACGGCGTTTGGCGTGCAAGCAGCAAAACAGCGTCCAGCTTATTTGTATATTGGCGATTTGTCATTTTTGCATGATATGAACGGATTGATTGCGTCCAAAATGCAAGAGACGGATTTGACAATTGTCATTATGAATAATGATGGTGGCGGCATCTTCTCTTATTTGCCACAGTCTCAAGAAGAACGCTATTTTGAAGAATTGTTTGGTACACCCACAGGTTTGACATTTAGCAATGCTGCGAAAATGTACGACGCGCAATATTTGGTTGCTGAAACGGTAGAACAATTTGCCTCCGCATTAGATGAACCAAAAACAGCATCAGTGAAGATAGTTGAAGTGTTCACCGATCGTAAAAACAACGTCACGACGCACCGTAAATTGTGGAGCTGTTTTGATGAGGAGCTGGCTAAGCAGTGAAACTAGAAGTCGATGGCATTTTTTATCATATCGAAGTAGAGAATCCTGAAAAAACAGAAACGGTTGTGTTTTTGCATGGCTTTACTGGAAGTACGAAAACGTGGCATTCAGTTATCGAAAAGTGGTCAGATGTAAAAATCATTTTGATTGATTTAATTGGTCACGGTAAGTCATCCAGTCCAGAAGAGTTTGAGGCTTATTCAATGGAGCGTCAGCTAAAAGATTTGAATGCATTGTTTAAGCAATTAGCATTGGATCGTTTTACGCTTGTTGGGTATTCAATGGGCGGGCGTATAGCTCTTGCTTTTGCTTGTCATTACCCAGAGCGCTTGACGAGCCTTGTGCTTGAAAGTGCGTCGCCTGGACTTGAAAATGAACAAGCAAGACAAGACCGCCGAATAAATGATGCAAGTCTTGCCAAGCGGATTGTGGCAAATGGACTCGTTCATTTCGTGGATGCTTGGGAAAACAACGCGTTGTTTGTGAGTCAAAAATCGTTGCCTGAAAGAGTGCAACAAGCCGTACGTGAAGAACGATTGGCGCAGCATCCAGTCGGACTTGCGAATAGCTTGCTCGGTATGGGGACAGGTACCCAACAGTCTTATTGGCAAAAGCTAGAAGAGTTGCCTATACCGGTTTTATTAATAACGGGGCGTTTGGATGTAAAGTTTGAAGCAATTGCACAAAAGATGTTAACGCATTTGCCTCATGCAATACATAAAACAATTGATGCGGGCCATGCAATACATGTGGAAAAATCTGCTGAGTTTGCTACAATAGTAAGAGAGTACTTAACTTTGAACTATCAAGGAGGAAAATCATGACACGCGAGTGGATTACAGAACGTACATATGAAGACATTAAGTATGAAATTTTTGACGGTATTGCTAAAATTACTATCAATCGTCCGGAAGTGCGCAACGCATTCCGTCCGAAAACGGTACACGAATTAATCGATGCATTTTCACGTGCACGCGATAATGCAGATGTTGGCGTTATTGTTTTAACGGGTGAAGGCGAAAAAGCTTTTTGTTCAGGTGGCGACCAATCTGTACGTGGACATGGCGGATATGTTGGAGAAGATGACATTCCACGTTTGAACGTTTTAGATCTACAACGTTTAATCCGTGTTATTCCAAAACCAGTTGTCGCAATGGTTGCAGGTTATGCAATTGGCGGCGGACACGTCTTGCACGTTGTTTGTGACTTGACGATTGCAGCAGACAACGCGCGCTTTGGTCAGACAGGTCCACGTGTTGGATCGTTTGACGCTGGCTACGGTTCTGGTTACTTGGCACGTATTATTGGTCACAAGAAAGCACGTGAAATTTGGTACTTATGCCGTCAATACGACGCACAAGAAGCACTTGACATGGGCTTAGTGAACACAGTAGTACCTCTTGAACAGTTAGAAGACGAAACGGTTCAATGGTGTCAGGAAATGCTTGAAATGAGCCCGACTGCACTTCGTTTTGTAAAAGCAGCGATGAATGCTGATACAGACGGTCTTGCTGGATTGCAGCAAATGGCTGGAGACGCAACGCTATTGTATTACACAACAGACGAAGCAAAAGAAGGACGCGATGCATTTAAAGAAAAACGCAAACCGGACTTTGGTCAATTCCCACGTTTTCCATGATTATAGAATAATTGAAAGCTGTCCTCTCTGGGGACAGCTTTTTTTGAAGAAAGGATTTTTAACATGACGTATCCGAATTGGTTGAGTCAGCGAAGTTATTTGAGTGGGGACCGTATGGCCTTGTCGTTTGAGCAGCAACAATGGACTTTTTCTGAGATCAACAAAATTGCACTCGATTATGCAAGTAAACTTAGCACGCTTGGCGTGAAAGAACATTCACGTGTCGCAATATTAGCAAAATCTACTCCAGAATTTGTTTTTGTCTTGTATGGCTGTATGCACCTAGGCTGTGAAATGGTCATGCTCAATGAACGCTTATCAAGCAATGAATTGACTTACCAACTAAACGATGCTGAAGTAGCGTTTATACTTGTCGCTGATGTGCTAAAAATAAAAGTAGACGATTCGCGCGTGGTTTTATTTAGTGAAATAGAAGATGTAACATCCGTTCAATTCCAACCACAGCAGCAATGGGCAAAAGACCGGACCCTTTCGATTATGTATACGTCAGGTACGACCGGACATCCAAAAGGCGTTCGTCAAACAGCGGAAAATCATTTTTCAAGTGCTGTATCTTCTGCACTTAATATTGGCATTGCACCGGAAGATGTTTGGTTGTGTGCTGTGCCATTGTTC includes these proteins:
- a CDS encoding isochorismate synthase, with protein sequence MNSESSSSIQQFAATQFEGYRFYTETIEVTHMSALAFFEAGGNDYTGKRMFWKNREKTFTLVGIGHAHVLSTNETTGRFDKIKKDWKNLSRQIVNEEQSVHPVLFGGFSFDPLNTKPSEWRRFPQAYFAVPTFQLVLKGEQAFISIHLITKAQESFKEFDVLRKKRDKLIHAAQVLEVDQYDKPVVTERIELRKQEYMDSIERITTIINAKEVEKVVIARTVKLGFEEKFSPTSALYQVSNEQPESFLFGLEAQEQFFFGATPERLVKVENDRALSTCLAGSTPRGKTIEKDTELGEALLQDPKNRAEHQYVVSMISEVFKATCSQLIVPKVPKLMKIRDIQHLYTPVEGNLNVSSTLFDLVELLHPTPALGGEPKLEALALIREYEAMNRGYYAAPIGWIDTEGNGEFAVAIRSALLDDEKAYLYAGGGIVADSTPESEYDETWVKFRPMLRALGGQLSDES
- the menH gene encoding 2-succinyl-6-hydroxy-2,4-cyclohexadiene-1-carboxylate synthase is translated as MKLEVDGIFYHIEVENPEKTETVVFLHGFTGSTKTWHSVIEKWSDVKIILIDLIGHGKSSSPEEFEAYSMERQLKDLNALFKQLALDRFTLVGYSMGGRIALAFACHYPERLTSLVLESASPGLENEQARQDRRINDASLAKRIVANGLVHFVDAWENNALFVSQKSLPERVQQAVREERLAQHPVGLANSLLGMGTGTQQSYWQKLEELPIPVLLITGRLDVKFEAIAQKMLTHLPHAIHKTIDAGHAIHVEKSAEFATIVREYLTLNYQGGKS
- the menB gene encoding 1,4-dihydroxy-2-naphthoyl-CoA synthase — protein: MTREWITERTYEDIKYEIFDGIAKITINRPEVRNAFRPKTVHELIDAFSRARDNADVGVIVLTGEGEKAFCSGGDQSVRGHGGYVGEDDIPRLNVLDLQRLIRVIPKPVVAMVAGYAIGGGHVLHVVCDLTIAADNARFGQTGPRVGSFDAGYGSGYLARIIGHKKAREIWYLCRQYDAQEALDMGLVNTVVPLEQLEDETVQWCQEMLEMSPTALRFVKAAMNADTDGLAGLQQMAGDATLLYYTTDEAKEGRDAFKEKRKPDFGQFPRFP
- the menD gene encoding 2-succinyl-5-enolpyruvyl-6-hydroxy-3-cyclohexene-1-carboxylic-acid synthase, translating into MTNLEVLTEYVSAFTHSLVEQGVKDVVISPGSRSTPLAYACMKQEGLTTYRQIDERSAAYFALGLTKASGKPVMLLCTSGTAAANYFPAIVEAYYARMPLFVVTADRPHELREVGAPQAIDQVHLFGGHVKWSTDLPMPETENQLAFLTRHLHRALQNALTNPKGPVHVNVPFREPLRIDFEQHYESNREISHFGGELTLSDDSSLFLQQLFKKEKGLLIVGEQTQKLPDEFWTFVEKLDWPVLADPLSNLRGNVPQSAKKFIIDSYDALLKSTQFKENVTPDVVIRVGPQPVSKPLSLFLAAIQPETYVVFDESPMLRDPQSVATHHIQATEHGLWQVPLESKPPNAYRKKWTQASRLYWQVVAKHCQNELDEGVLAKVLFDRLDQCDLIVGSSMPIRDVDTYFQATERDIMLYANRGANGIDGVVSTAFGVQAAKQRPAYLYIGDLSFLHDMNGLIASKMQETDLTIVIMNNDGGGIFSYLPQSQEERYFEELFGTPTGLTFSNAAKMYDAQYLVAETVEQFASALDEPKTASVKIVEVFTDRKNNVTTHRKLWSCFDEELAKQ